In Chryseobacterium camelliae, one DNA window encodes the following:
- a CDS encoding helix-turn-helix domain-containing protein, translating to METTETLKGFYERNTFYRLPEGCTAPGLGHFNVFARDNCSSATPYSRRDYYKISLIIGKGTIHYADKWIYLDRPAVLFSNPMIPYSWEAENEDQKGFFCLFTDHFLHNGSRFGSLSDSWLFKIGGTPVFFVDEKQQQEVGELFGKMMAEIQSDYPHKYDLLRAYLHLLIHETMKMHPTENFQPYQNSSQRIASLFMELLERQFPIDSPERYLRLKTPNDYAASLSIHVNSLNRSVKEITGRTTGQQIASRVIQEAHALLKHTDWNISEIAYALGFEEPSYFTNYFKKQAGITPNAVRNTLV from the coding sequence ATGGAAACAACTGAGACATTAAAAGGTTTTTACGAAAGGAACACTTTTTACAGGCTGCCGGAAGGCTGCACGGCTCCCGGGCTCGGGCATTTCAATGTATTTGCACGGGATAACTGTTCCTCTGCCACTCCTTACAGCAGAAGGGATTATTATAAAATCTCACTCATCATAGGGAAAGGAACAATCCATTATGCAGATAAGTGGATTTATTTAGACCGGCCCGCAGTCCTGTTTTCAAATCCCATGATTCCGTATTCATGGGAGGCTGAAAATGAAGATCAGAAGGGTTTTTTCTGCCTTTTTACAGACCATTTCCTTCATAATGGCAGTCGTTTCGGCAGCCTTTCGGATTCCTGGCTCTTTAAAATAGGCGGCACCCCGGTATTTTTTGTAGATGAAAAACAGCAGCAGGAAGTGGGAGAGCTCTTTGGTAAGATGATGGCGGAAATACAGTCGGATTATCCACACAAATATGATTTGCTGAGGGCTTACCTCCATCTTCTCATTCATGAAACGATGAAAATGCATCCTACGGAAAACTTCCAGCCCTACCAGAATTCTTCACAGCGCATTGCTTCGCTGTTTATGGAACTCCTTGAGCGCCAGTTCCCGATTGACAGTCCGGAACGGTATCTAAGGCTGAAAACCCCCAATGACTATGCGGCAAGCCTTTCCATTCATGTCAACTCGCTGAACCGTTCCGTAAAAGAGATTACAGGCAGGACAACAGGGCAGCAGATTGCCTCAAGGGTAATCCAGGAAGCCCACGCGCTGCTTAAGCATACGGACTGGAATATTTCGGAAATTGCTTATGCACTGGGTTTTGAAGAGCCTTCTTATTTTACCAACTATTTTAAAAAACAGGCCGGGATAACGCCTAATGCCGTAAGAAATACACTGGTTTGA
- a CDS encoding hemolysin family protein → MEMIIIILLILLNGIFSMSEMALVSAKNFKLENEKRLGSRHAQRALQLTGNPGTFLSTVQIGITLIGILLGIYSGDRLTADLAAQISGIGPLSAYSRPIASVIIIGMVTFLSIVFGELIPKRLGLKFPEKISMLIAGPMYWLVLFTSPFVWLLTVTNEGILKLFGISHDEKETVTEEEIKSIIREGREGGIIENKEHDVLENAFELVNRKVSSLATHRSKIISVDADDDYQTVKQKIRNCSFSTYPVTDNHNPDHIIGIVKLCDLFDLETNSFNVRSHLRKALFISENSFVYPLMESFQKNRAHLAIVIDEYGTTKGIVTLNDILDDLVGNIPYGLDDEPEIAVRDEHSWLIDGKCSIYDFRKYFNLTLDEDIEKNFVSVSGLFIHGKHTVPRTGDRIDIGDLILEIVDKDGHKIDKILATRRDESTMAIHNS, encoded by the coding sequence ATGGAAATGATCATTATCATCCTGCTCATCCTTCTTAACGGCATTTTTTCAATGTCTGAAATGGCATTGGTATCAGCCAAAAATTTTAAACTCGAAAATGAAAAAAGATTGGGCAGCCGCCATGCACAAAGGGCTCTTCAGCTAACCGGAAATCCCGGCACTTTCCTTTCAACGGTACAAATCGGGATTACCCTGATCGGCATCCTTCTGGGAATTTATTCAGGCGACCGCCTTACTGCTGACCTTGCTGCACAGATTTCCGGCATTGGGCCGCTGAGTGCTTATTCCAGGCCGATTGCATCTGTCATCATCATTGGAATGGTTACATTTTTGTCCATTGTATTTGGGGAGCTGATTCCTAAAAGGCTGGGACTGAAATTTCCGGAAAAGATTTCCATGCTGATAGCCGGGCCTATGTACTGGCTGGTCTTGTTTACATCCCCGTTTGTCTGGCTTTTAACGGTTACCAATGAAGGAATCTTAAAACTCTTCGGGATCAGTCATGATGAAAAAGAAACCGTGACTGAGGAAGAAATAAAATCCATTATCCGGGAAGGAAGAGAAGGCGGAATTATTGAGAATAAGGAGCATGATGTCCTCGAAAATGCATTCGAACTGGTTAACAGAAAGGTCAGTTCATTGGCTACCCACCGGTCAAAGATCATTTCTGTGGATGCCGACGATGATTATCAAACGGTAAAACAGAAAATCAGAAACTGCTCGTTTTCCACCTATCCCGTCACGGATAATCATAATCCCGATCATATTATCGGGATCGTAAAACTCTGCGACCTTTTTGACCTGGAGACCAACAGCTTCAATGTAAGGTCACACCTGAGAAAAGCTTTATTCATCAGTGAAAACTCTTTTGTTTACCCGCTCATGGAAAGTTTCCAGAAAAACAGGGCTCACCTGGCCATCGTCATTGACGAATACGGCACAACAAAAGGGATTGTAACCCTCAATGATATCCTGGATGATCTGGTAGGCAATATTCCGTACGGTTTGGATGACGAGCCTGAGATTGCCGTAAGAGATGAGCATTCATGGCTGATAGACGGCAAATGTTCCATCTATGATTTCAGGAAATATTTTAACCTTACGCTTGATGAAGATATTGAAAAGAATTTCGTAAGCGTTTCAGGGCTGTTCATTCACGGCAAACATACAGTTCCCAGAACCGGTGACCGGATCGATATTGGCGATCTGATCCTTGAAATTGTAGATAAGGACGGCCATAAAATCGACAAAATCCTGGCCACAAGAAGAGACGAATCTACTATGGCAATTCATAATTCATAA
- a CDS encoding aldo/keto reductase, with amino-acid sequence MQFRKLGNTGKELSAVGLGCMGMSAAYGPADEQDNIRTLYRALDLGVNFWDTADIYANGENEKLISKVLAPNRDKIFIATKFGFRYREGEANHSVATGTYFDGSPEWIRKAVDASLQRLKVDEIDLYYAHRVDPNIPVEETVGAMAELVKAGKVKYLGLSEASASSIRKAHAVHPIAALQSEYSLLTRDVEKEILPVVRELGISLVPFSPLARGLFSNINEVQNLNKEDFRRSLPRYQEKHLENNRKLAQEINDFAASKGVKGTQLALAWVLNQGNDIIPIPGTKRIKYLEENVEAANLELSGEDLITIDSILKKYPDVGERYNEGLMKELVNN; translated from the coding sequence ATGCAATTCAGAAAATTAGGAAATACAGGAAAAGAGCTTTCAGCCGTTGGACTGGGATGTATGGGAATGAGTGCTGCTTATGGCCCGGCTGATGAGCAGGATAATATCAGGACGCTGTATAGGGCTCTTGATCTTGGCGTTAATTTCTGGGATACCGCAGATATCTATGCCAATGGTGAGAATGAAAAACTGATCTCTAAGGTGCTGGCTCCGAACCGGGATAAAATTTTTATTGCTACAAAATTCGGATTCAGGTACAGGGAAGGGGAGGCCAATCACAGTGTTGCCACGGGAACATATTTCGATGGCTCTCCGGAATGGATCAGAAAGGCGGTGGATGCAAGTCTTCAGCGGCTTAAGGTGGATGAAATAGACCTATATTATGCACATAGGGTAGATCCGAACATTCCGGTTGAAGAAACGGTAGGCGCCATGGCGGAACTGGTAAAAGCCGGGAAAGTAAAATACCTGGGTCTATCAGAAGCTTCCGCATCCTCCATCAGGAAAGCCCATGCGGTTCATCCTATTGCCGCTTTACAGTCAGAGTATTCGCTGCTGACAAGGGATGTTGAAAAAGAAATTCTGCCGGTAGTCAGGGAGCTCGGCATCAGCCTGGTTCCGTTTTCCCCTTTGGCAAGAGGGTTGTTTTCCAATATCAATGAAGTACAGAATCTCAACAAGGAGGATTTCAGGAGATCCCTTCCCCGCTACCAGGAAAAACACCTGGAGAACAACAGAAAACTGGCTCAGGAGATCAATGATTTTGCAGCCTCGAAAGGAGTAAAAGGAACGCAGCTGGCTCTCGCCTGGGTACTGAACCAGGGGAACGATATCATCCCGATTCCAGGGACGAAAAGGATTAAGTACCTGGAGGAAAATGTTGAAGCTGCAAATCTTGAACTTTCCGGGGAAGACCTTATCACCATTGATTCGATCTTAAAGAAATATCCTGACGTGGGAGAAAGGTATAATGAAGGCCTTATGAAAGAACTGGTCAATAATTAA
- a CDS encoding MBL fold metallo-hydrolase: MIFSIVVIALIVIGVYYLITSREVFGAEPSGNRLERMKLSQHYKNRQFQNLSYTPSIAEGYSMPRVMFDFFFGKKDPLLKPLKAIPSVHTDLKAIPADQDVMVWLGHSSYYIRTNGVSFLIDPVLSSYGSPFKYFNKAFSGSDIFRPDDIPHLDYLVITHDHYDHLDYPTVKALRDRVDQVILPLGVGAHLERWGYAGSSLIEEEWGATVQLKNNISITFTPARHFSGRKVRRNGTLWTSYVLQTPDKKIFLGGDSGYDTHFKAIGEQYGPFDYAIMENGQYNEAWKYIHSLPEDVVKAGIDVKARNIIPVHSAKFALALHPWNEPLEKVTLLGKENHLNILTPMIGQPVNLNGSPQHFDPWWKD; encoded by the coding sequence ATGATTTTTTCCATCGTTGTTATTGCATTGATCGTTATCGGAGTTTATTATCTTATTACTTCCCGTGAAGTTTTCGGGGCTGAACCCAGCGGAAATAGGCTGGAAAGGATGAAGCTGTCTCAGCATTATAAAAACCGGCAGTTTCAGAACCTCAGCTATACACCGTCCATTGCCGAGGGATACAGCATGCCGCGCGTGATGTTTGATTTTTTCTTTGGTAAAAAGGACCCGCTGCTGAAACCGCTTAAAGCAATCCCATCCGTTCATACCGATTTAAAAGCGATTCCTGCGGATCAGGATGTAATGGTATGGCTGGGCCATTCATCCTATTATATCCGCACCAATGGTGTCTCTTTCCTGATTGACCCGGTCCTGAGTTCTTACGGTTCACCGTTTAAATATTTCAATAAAGCATTTTCAGGATCAGATATTTTTCGTCCTGATGATATCCCGCACCTGGATTATTTGGTCATTACCCATGACCATTATGACCATCTGGACTATCCTACGGTAAAAGCCCTGCGGGATAGGGTGGACCAGGTTATTTTGCCATTGGGTGTCGGTGCACATCTGGAACGATGGGGATATGCCGGAAGCAGTCTTATTGAAGAGGAGTGGGGCGCCACCGTACAGCTGAAAAATAATATTAGCATCACTTTTACGCCGGCAAGGCACTTTTCGGGGAGGAAAGTCAGAAGAAACGGAACATTATGGACTTCTTACGTATTGCAGACCCCGGACAAGAAAATATTTCTGGGCGGAGACAGCGGCTACGACACCCATTTTAAAGCCATTGGCGAACAGTACGGCCCTTTCGATTATGCCATTATGGAAAACGGCCAGTACAACGAAGCCTGGAAATACATCCATTCTTTACCTGAAGATGTTGTTAAGGCGGGGATAGATGTGAAAGCAAGAAATATCATTCCCGTACATTCCGCAAAGTTTGCTCTTGCACTCCATCCGTGGAATGAACCGCTTGAAAAAGTAACCCTTCTGGGCAAAGAAAACCACCTGAATATCCTGACTCCGATGATCGGTCAGCCTGTTAATCTCAATGGCTCACCACAGCATTTCGATCCTTGGTGGAAGGATTGA
- a CDS encoding GNAT family N-acetyltransferase: MENITFEVTPYQDELQLLIDGRKAGYMSIKIDGRQLIVYYTKLDEEYEGHGYAKMLLDELVRYAEENDLLVDPECDFVRQQFENHPDRYRDIWHA; the protein is encoded by the coding sequence ATGGAAAATATAACATTTGAGGTAACTCCTTACCAGGATGAGCTGCAGCTGTTGATCGACGGCCGGAAAGCAGGTTATATGTCTATAAAGATAGACGGAAGACAACTGATTGTATATTACACCAAGCTTGATGAGGAATATGAAGGGCATGGCTATGCTAAAATGCTGCTGGACGAATTGGTGCGCTACGCCGAGGAAAATGACCTTTTGGTAGATCCGGAATGCGATTTCGTAAGGCAGCAGTTTGAAAACCATCCGGACCGTTACCGGGATATCTGGCATGCCTGA
- a CDS encoding aldo/keto reductase — protein sequence MQFRKLGNTGKELSAIGLGCMGMSFAYGPADEQESINTLHKALDLGVNFWDTADMYANGENEKLISKVLVPNRDKIFIATKFGFRFKDGKASHSGAPGTYFDGSPEWVRQAVDASLQRLKVDEIDLYYAHRIDPNIPVEETVGAMVELVKAGKVKYIGLSEASASSIRKANAVHPITALQSEYSLLTRDVENEILPVIRELGITLVPYSPLARGLFSNINDVQNFGAEDFRKSLPRYQDEYLENNRKLAQEINDFAASKGVKGTQLALAWVLNQGEDIIPIPGTKRIKYLEENIAATDLKLSGEDLITIDSILKKYPHVGERYSEGSMKLVNN from the coding sequence ATGCAATTCAGAAAATTAGGAAATACAGGAAAAGAACTTTCAGCTATTGGATTAGGGTGCATGGGGATGAGTTTTGCCTATGGCCCAGCGGATGAGCAGGAAAGCATCAACACACTTCATAAAGCACTTGATCTTGGTGTAAACTTCTGGGATACCGCAGACATGTATGCCAATGGGGAGAATGAAAAACTAATCTCTAAAGTGCTGGTTCCGAACCGGGATAAAATTTTCATTGCCACTAAATTCGGATTTAGATTTAAAGACGGTAAGGCAAGCCACAGCGGCGCGCCGGGAACGTATTTTGACGGCTCCCCGGAATGGGTAAGGCAGGCTGTAGATGCAAGTCTTCAGCGGCTAAAAGTTGATGAAATCGACTTGTATTATGCCCACCGCATAGATCCCAATATCCCAGTCGAGGAAACGGTAGGTGCCATGGTAGAACTGGTAAAAGCCGGGAAGGTAAAATATATCGGGTTATCAGAAGCTTCTGCATCCTCTATCAGGAAGGCGAATGCTGTTCATCCAATCACTGCCTTACAATCTGAATACTCACTGCTTACCAGGGATGTGGAAAATGAGATCTTACCCGTAATCAGGGAGCTTGGGATTACTTTAGTTCCTTATTCTCCGCTGGCAAGAGGATTATTCTCCAACATCAATGATGTTCAGAACTTCGGAGCAGAAGATTTCAGAAAGTCACTTCCAAGATATCAGGATGAATACCTGGAGAACAACAGGAAGCTGGCGCAGGAAATCAATGATTTCGCCGCTTCCAAGGGAGTGAAAGGAACACAGCTTGCGCTTGCCTGGGTATTGAATCAGGGAGAAGATATTATCCCGATTCCAGGCACGAAAAGGATCAAATACCTGGAAGAGAATATTGCGGCAACAGACCTGAAACTTTCCGGAGAAGACCTTATCACCATTGATTCCATCTTAAAGAAATACCCTCATGTAGGAGAGAGGTACAGTGAAGGATCCATGAAGCTGGTCAATAATTAA